One genomic window of Camelina sativa cultivar DH55 chromosome 5, Cs, whole genome shotgun sequence includes the following:
- the LOC104784687 gene encoding eukaryotic translation initiation factor 3 subunit I-like, with protein sequence MTMECVNPEGLRLDGRQFNDIQSSSHQTLESWIRPILLKGHERPLTCLRYNRDGDLLFSCAKDHNPTLWFADNGERLGTYRGHNGAVWCCDVSRDSSRLITGSADQTAKLWDVQSGEQLFTFKFGSTARSVEFSVGDHLAVITTDPFIERTSAIHVKRIVEDPQDQVDDSVLVINNPDGKKRINRAVWGPLNKTIVSAGEDAVIRIWDTETGTLLKESDEEVGHKKAITSLCKAADDSHFLTGSLDNTAKLWDMRTLTLIKSYTTVVPVNAVAMSPLLNHVMLGGGQDASAVTTTDHRAGNFEAKFYDTILQEEIGGVKGHFGPINALAFNPDGKSFSSGGEDGYVRLHHFDSNYFNIKI encoded by the exons ATGACGATGGAGTGTGTTAACCCCGAAGGTCTTCGATTAGATGGTCGCCAATTCAACGAT ATTCAAAGCTCTTCGCATCAAACCCTAGAATCGTGGATACGGCCGATCTTGCTGAAGGGACATGAACGTCCATTGACGTGCCTTAGGTACAACAGAGATGGCGATCTTCTATTCTCCTGCGCCAAGGACCACAATCCCACTCTCTGGTTTGCCGATAATGGAGAACGCCTTGGAACCTACCGTGGCCACAATGGTGCTGTTTGGTGCTGTGATGTCTCCC GAGACTCGTCAAGATTGATCACTGGTAGTGCTGATCAGACTGCTAAGCTCTGGGATGTGCAATCTGGTGAACAATTGTTCACATTCAAGTTTGGTTCTACGGCCAGGTCTGTGGAATTCTCTGTTGGAGATCATCTTGCTGTGATTACCACTGATCCCTTCATAGAACGTACCTCTGCTATTCATGTGAAACGCATTGTCGAAGATCCCCAAGATC AGGTTGATGATTCTGTGCTTGTCATTAATAATCCTGATGGAAAGAAGAGGATCAATAGAGCTGTTTGGGGTCCCCTGAACAAAACTATCGTTAGTGCTGGTGAAGATGCTGTTATCAGAATCTGGGATACTGAG ACTGGGACATTGCTCAAGGAATCAGATGAGGAAGTGGGTCACAAGAAGGCCATTACATCGCTCTGTAAAGCAGCTGATGATTCTCATTTTCTTACAGGTTCACTTGACAATACTGCAAAG CTTTGGGACATGAGAACACTGACTCTTATAAAGAGTTATACCACAGTGGTTCCTGTAAATGCTGTTGCCATGTCTCCACTTCTCAACCAT GTTATGCTTGGAGGTGGTCAAGATGCATCAGCTGTGACTACCACTGATCATCGTGCTGGGAATTTTGAAGCTAAGTTTTACGACACG ATTCTGCAAGAGGAAATAGGTGGTGTTAAAGGTCATTTTGGACCTATAAATGCTTTGGCATTCAATCCTGATGGGAAGAG TTTCTCTAGTGGAGGTGAAGACGGTTACGTGAGGCTGCATCATTTTGACTCCAATTACTTCAACATCAAGATTTAG